In Roseicyclus marinus, the genomic window GGCTGCGAAGACCTGTTTCAGGGCGGCGTCCAGTTTCTCGAACATCTCGTCCATCTGCGCATCCGTCAGGGTGAAGGGCGGGCAGAGCACGACGGATTGGCCCAAGGGGCGGCAGATCAGCCCGTGATCGGTGCAGGTATTGGCGATGCGTTCGCTGACCGACAGCTTGCCGTCGAAGGGCACCTTGCCGTCGCGGTCGCGCACGGCTTCGAGCGCCCACATGTAGCCGATGCCGCGCAGTTCCCCGATATTGGGGTGCTTGGCGATCTCGGCCAGGCCCGCCTCCATCCGGGGGGCACCGTCGCGGACCATGTCCAAGAGCCCCTCGTTCAGCACCACGTCGATGGCTTTGAGCGCCACGGCGCAGCCGACGGGATGGCCGGAGGCGGTGAAGCCGTGGGGGAATTCCTCGATCGGGTCAATGGCGGCTTGCAGGCGATCGGTCATCTCGGGGCCGAGGATGACGGCCCCCATGGGGAAATAGCCCGCCGTCAGCGCCTTGGAGGAGATGATCGCGTCGGGGATGAAATCATAGGTCTGGCAGCCCCAGACATTGCCGGTGCGCCCGAAGCCGCAGATCACCTCGTCCGCGATAAGCGGGATGCCGTGTTTTTTCAGGATGGGCTGGATCGCCTGGAAATAGCCCGCGCTGGGCGGGATGACGCCGCCTGCGCCCATCACGGGTTCGGCGAAGAAGCCCGCGATCGTGTCGGCGCCTTCGCGGGCGATGACATCCTCGAGTTCGCGGGCGAGGCGGGCGGTGAATTCGGCCTCGGTCTCGCCGTCCTCGCCGTAGCGCCAGTAATGCGGGCAGGTCAGGTGGATGAAGCCGGGTAGGGGCAGGCCGAAGACGGAATTGTAGGGCTTGCCGGTCATCGAGGCGGAGATGGCGGTCACGCCGTGATAGCCGTTCCAGCGCGTCAGGATCTTGGTCGCCTGGGGGCGGTCTTCGGCGCGGTTCATGAACCACAGCATCTTGACCATGGTGTCATTCGCCTCGGACCCCGAGTTGGTGTAGAACACCTTGCCGCGCGCAAAGGGCGACACTTCGATCAGTTTTTCGGATAGCGCGACGGTCTGGTCGGACATGCGCCCGAAGAAGGCGTGGTAGCCGGGGAAGCGGTCATATTGCGCCTTGGCGGCATCGGCGAGGCCCTTGTGGTCGAAGCCCGCGACCATGTTCCAGAGGCCCGAGTTGCTGTCGAGGTAGCGCTTGCCGTTGGTGTCGACGATATAGGGCCCTTCGCCATGGGTGACGACGACGGTGCCCCGTTCCTGAACCGAGGGCAGGTCGGTGAAGCCGTAGAGCGAATAGGCCTCGGCGCGGGCTTCCCAGGAATTGGGGGCGTGATCCTTCATCGTCGTCTCCTGCGGTCGGTTTGGACGGCAGGCTAGCGGGCTGCGCGGATCGCTGCAATCGGGCTGGGCGAAATGCCAAGGCCCGGCGACAGAGCGCCGGGCCTTTGGTCTTTTGGCTGTCGGAATGACCGGGGATCAGGTGCCGTAGGCGCGGGTTTCGCCCTTCACATCCTCGGCCGCGGCGATGAGCGCGTCGGCGATGAAATCCAGTTCCGCCTTGGTCAGGCGCACGGGCAGACGCACGTCGCAGGCGCGCATGAGCATGGCGCGGGTGCGGGGCAGGTCGGGCCGGTCGCCGGGGATGAACTGCCAGTTCCAGAAGGCGCGGGCATTGTCGGAGGACAGGCCGAAGATCTGCACCTTGACCCCGCGCGCCTCGGCGGCGGAGGCAAAGGCCTTGGCCTCGGCATCGGTGTCGAAGCCCACGAGGTTGAACTGGATCGAGTCGGGCGCGCGATCCTCGGGTGCCAGCGGCGGCGGCACGTCGAGCCAAGGCGAGCCGTTCAGGAGGCCTGCCACGTAATCGTGGTTCTTGAGACCGTCGCGGACCCGGCGGGCAAGCTCGGGGATCTGGGGACGGATCACGGCGGCGCTGAGGTTCTGGAGCCGCATGTTGTAGAGCGGCAGCTGGTTTTGCCAGCGGGCAAAGGCCATGGCCAGTTCGGGGTCGTTCTGCCCCTCGGGGCCCTTGTGCTTTTTCCAGTTGTGTTCGTAGGCACCTGACATGATGACCGCGCGGGCCACCAGATCGGCGTCATCGGTGATGAGGATGCCACCCTCGCCCGCGTTGATCATCTTGTAGGACTGGAAGGAGAAGCAGCCCATCTTGCCGATGGTGCCGATTTTCCGGCCATGCCAGAGCGTGCCGAGCGAATGGGCCGCATCCTCGATCACCGGAATGCCGCGCGCATCGCAGAGCGCCATGATCGCATCCATGTCGGAGGTATGGCCGCGCATGTGGCTGATGATGACGGCCTCGATGTTGTCATCGAGCTTGGCCTCGAAATCGGTCATGTCGATGCGGTAGTTTTCGCCCACTTCGACCAGAACGGGCTGGCAGAAGGCATGCACGACCGCAGAGGGAACGGCGGCGAAGGTGAAGGCGGGGACCAGAACCCGCGCACCGGGTTGCAGATCGAGAGCGCGGAGCGCGAGGAAGATCGCGGCGGAACAGGACGAGACGGCGAGCGCGTATTTCACGCCCATCATGTCGGCGAATTCGCGTTCCAGAAGCGCCACGGGGGCATCGGCGGGGGCGGTGTAGCGGAACAGGTCGCCCGATTGCAGCAGGCGGTCGATCTCGGCGCGGGCGGCGTCGGGGATCGGTTCGGCGTCATAGACGTTCGGGGCCGGGGCCTCAGACGCGAGAGCTGCCATGGTTTCACCTTTTTGAAATGTCCCTTTCAGGAATTCTTATCCTGTAACCGGATCGGAATCCAGCATGACGTGGCGATGTCATCAAAATGTCGTGGAAAACCGGGGCTGGGCCACAATCTGGGGGATATCAGACGCCCAGACGGTCGCGCAAAGCATACCATGTCATGGCGAGCGTCAGGAGCGGCGCGCGCAGGGCCGTGCCGCCGGGGAATCGGGGCACGGGGAGGGCCGCAAGCGTGGTGAGCCCGGTTTCCTGTCCCATCACGGCCTCGGCCATGACGCGTCCCGCCATGCCCGACAGCGCCACGCCATGGCCCGAAAACCCCGCGCCGGACAGGATGTTGGGGGCGACCCGCACCACATGGGGCAGGCGCGTCATGGTGATGCCGAGCGAGCCGCCCCAGACATGGGAAATGCCCACGCCCGCAAGCTGGGGGAAAAGCCGCTGCATCCGGGCGACAAGGGCGGTGGAGATGTCGCGGGGAAAGCCGATGGAATAGCTTTCGCGGCCCCCGAAGAGGAACCGCCGGTCGGCGCTGAAGCGGTAGTAATTCACCACGAAGCGCGCGTCGGAGACGGCGATATCCTCGGCCAGCACGTCGTGCCAGCGGTCGGGGATCGGATCGGTCGCGGCGATGAAGGAATTGATCGGCATCACGCGGGCATTCACCTGCGGCAGGATGTTGGGCAGGTAGCCGTTGCCC contains:
- a CDS encoding aminotransferase, which produces MKDHAPNSWEARAEAYSLYGFTDLPSVQERGTVVVTHGEGPYIVDTNGKRYLDSNSGLWNMVAGFDHKGLADAAKAQYDRFPGYHAFFGRMSDQTVALSEKLIEVSPFARGKVFYTNSGSEANDTMVKMLWFMNRAEDRPQATKILTRWNGYHGVTAISASMTGKPYNSVFGLPLPGFIHLTCPHYWRYGEDGETEAEFTARLARELEDVIAREGADTIAGFFAEPVMGAGGVIPPSAGYFQAIQPILKKHGIPLIADEVICGFGRTGNVWGCQTYDFIPDAIISSKALTAGYFPMGAVILGPEMTDRLQAAIDPIEEFPHGFTASGHPVGCAVALKAIDVVLNEGLLDMVRDGAPRMEAGLAEIAKHPNIGELRGIGYMWALEAVRDRDGKVPFDGKLSVSERIANTCTDHGLICRPLGQSVVLCPPFTLTDAQMDEMFEKLDAALKQVFAALA
- a CDS encoding DegT/DnrJ/EryC1/StrS family aminotransferase, with protein sequence MAALASEAPAPNVYDAEPIPDAARAEIDRLLQSGDLFRYTAPADAPVALLEREFADMMGVKYALAVSSCSAAIFLALRALDLQPGARVLVPAFTFAAVPSAVVHAFCQPVLVEVGENYRIDMTDFEAKLDDNIEAVIISHMRGHTSDMDAIMALCDARGIPVIEDAAHSLGTLWHGRKIGTIGKMGCFSFQSYKMINAGEGGILITDDADLVARAVIMSGAYEHNWKKHKGPEGQNDPELAMAFARWQNQLPLYNMRLQNLSAAVIRPQIPELARRVRDGLKNHDYVAGLLNGSPWLDVPPPLAPEDRAPDSIQFNLVGFDTDAEAKAFASAAEARGVKVQIFGLSSDNARAFWNWQFIPGDRPDLPRTRAMLMRACDVRLPVRLTKAELDFIADALIAAAEDVKGETRAYGT